From Erigeron canadensis isolate Cc75 chromosome 5, C_canadensis_v1, whole genome shotgun sequence:
CTACCTATACATTAGTGTTATCTGCATAATGAGAGTAAAAAAACCATTAAAGTAAATAGAATTGTAATCCAACCTTCTTGCCCTTCCCTACTGAACGAGGACAAAGTAATACTTGAACTGAAGAATTCTTGAAAAAAGCTCGGGTTTCTTCATCATGAGTATGCATTACCCCTTCCTACATATTGCAGGAAAATCTATTAGAATCAAATATACGAAGATACTACTTGAAATATTGTtcccattattattatatatacttaccgTCTTATACCCAAAAATGCTCTTAGAAGTAGGATCATCCCACAAAAGAAGCAAAACTCTTACACCTTCTTCTGACTTACTTTTGAGAAGGTCTCCCAAAATACTATCTCTTGCGTTCATACCATAACGAACAAGCTGGACTTTATGGTAAATTGACCACCCTGTAATGTAAATCAAACGACGAGCCTGTCTTATGGCATCACAGATATCACGCCAACAATCTTTTTGTATATACTTCATTCCTCGGTCAAGCTTCAAACTTGGAATACTACCATCAACATGAGCATCTTGATAAAGGGTAACTTTCCCACCTCTTCTAAGAGGAAAATAAGTCCCTGGAACACCTTTAACTTCTGGATCACATCCCACACCTTCACGATAAATAGCCATTTTCTCCACAGGTGTGTACTGAATCGATAAAGATAACACAGCTCCAAGTTTACACACTTGACCACTTGCATTTAAAATCGGAAAAGTACCTTCAACAACCGAATCACAAACCAATAAATCAGCAGGAACCCCAACAGCTCCTATAAGTTTAGAACCAACGACATTATTATCTTTAACTACAAAAATAACTTCAGAAGCATAATGAGCCACGTTAACATATATACGCTGATTCCAAACAGGGTTCTCATTATTATTCACAACAAATGTTCTTCCAATCACCGCATCAGATAAAGAAATCGTCACATAAGGATCACTCGTCCCCAAAAGCGGCTTAAATTTCTCATTAAAAGACCCCATGTTTGGTAAATTCTTGGCTTCTTTAACACACACATCAAGATTTCCGTGTAGCAATATCGCCTTAAGAGATGCATTTGGTTTTCTGAATGGAACAACTAGTACACCTTGAGAATGTTGTGATCCTTCATCAGTTGGATCAACCATATCAAACCAAATATTACCTTTTCttgtatatataaactttttttattttttatcggTTGTATAGCAAGTTTACATGATAAAGCTCAAAACTTTATAGAGTTCATTCaggcattttatcaaacaatttGTGGGTATGAAAATTTTTATGGAATATTTAAGTGTATACATAtagatcatatatatgtaagggTGGGGGGAAGGTGCCAATGATTGGAATCTTTGGTTGACTTGAAGTGGTGTTTCTTGATTCCTTCGTCTGAGGAACAGCATTGCAAATTGGAGATCACTATGGACATGATGACGGCAAGGaaagtttttttatatctaGTTTGACATTTGGCGccaatagaagaaaaaaaaattactcctgttatttatttatttattctatttAACTACATTGTAAAGCTTGTtcttaatggaaaaaaaaaaaaaaacactgcAAACAGAAGTAATTAGATTTTTAAATGTTGCTAAtccaaaatttaatattttctactactaaaaaaagtttataaacaaataaactttttaaaaagtttattaaaatttcttttataatgaTGGGATTATTAACTACGGATGTAAACAACTATGCTAAAATGTTTTGTAAAGATCTCGTAAAATGTCtttgtaatgtaatgaactttcgaattctggttattggatgtacccgagtatatgtggcaaccatataagctgaCACGTGTAAGTTTTTTAATAAGTCAGGTACATCAATaatcaagatttgaaagttcatgaCATAACATTgacattttacaagatctttacataacatagacattttagtATAGCTAGTTACTTCCATAGATAATAATCTCTATAATGATTTGTTATGAGTTATTTAAAAGTGGTTCACTAATTAAGTAGATTTTATATAACCAGTATTCGTAGAATTGTGATAtgtctatttatatatacattcccatattgattctaagtcgttttaagcttaattatgtgcaaattacatatatattcgatgctttgatggtattgttagtgaattcaggcttagaacaggtacaatGGTTAGAAATGGCATTTGGAAGGTCAAAAGATGCATTAAGATGGTTCTTGGACGAGTTGGAGTGAAGATTgaatgaaaaatacaagttttgtgaGTTTCGAAGCTTTATGCGGCGCATAGAAGTGGTATGCGGCGCATGgaaatatgtaattttgatcAGAAAATTTGGCAAAAGTTCCTGTGCGGGGCATAAAAATGGCATGCGGTGCATAACGGGCAATTACTGTTCATAAGTGAAGTTTATGCGGTGCACAACTCTTTTGTGCGGTGCATATCGGGTGCCCAAATTATGGAAACTCTAGTTTATGTGGTGCATAAACTAGGTTGgcagatttttttttgtttttacactataaatacaagaccaaaaccctaccattcgatatacaatcacctctagtcgattttagggttctttggggcaatactcagcagctttttcgtccatcaaggtccaaGGGTTGTTcatgagcttcaaggcattcggttatcgatcttcttagcgtttacttgttttctacacattggtacaatatgttctcttatacttttactctttgtgttttgtttatgattatgagtagctaaataattcgtcatccactgagatgaagtgatacattgactatggttgcataatcttttgaattcaagttgatttgatttaacgttatGTCGTAATCTtaacttattaattctttgttatttaactcttaattgcggatagtttttgcatgatcttagtggtaactaggctgtgtaaaagttattttgattgcttggttagaagcgattgtttctatgacgggtacggtaaaaagtaattaatagttaataagagttaacgggttaatggttgggtacaatcaatagacacaattgttatctaaataaccaaaacaattagttgactaggaaagttatgaaatgCTTCTTGGGGTACCGTTCTTAGTAAtgaaactagttaattaagggaattgaataaagtaacgaacttgacgggtacagggtgagtctttgtttagttctcggttattaatcaacatattcgAATTAgttcttcatttaagtgcaacctaaataatgtgtgtcatggagtcgaagtgaatgatcttttaattctatttgatatacaacaattctcttttcgataaattctttaaaatttctaactcttttaaTCAACTAacgttttaatataaaaaccaagatgacgtagtgtctttaaaaaaccaaactctttttaactacttaaaactcgctagctctttgtagtctccgtggaacgaacctttacttgctttaatctatattgcatacgaacgggtccattgcccgattgtgtgtggtatttgattcggagtatttttaaggaatttaatttaactagattttcacacatcaaattGTATCATAGATATCTCACCTCATGTCAAAAGAATATTTCAATATGTGATGTCGTGAtaacatgtgatcgacttgcatacatgtgatcatagcaatattcgtgcacatgtgactaaaaatccaaatctccacataattgtataacggatgataatccatgcctccacacaattataaatttcaaaattacacataagttgttcggaaaacaatcaaaaaacaattttcatgtaaaaaataatcatcgattaggcttgatttgaaaagttttcaaaggttctcgcaaaaaaaaagttctcaaaataactttacccattatgatattattaaaaatataaacatatctaCTATATGGTTCTacagttattatataatattataatatcgttatataataaatttttattgaaaattaatgaaaatgatgaagcagaaattaataaatttttgaaaaaataaaaataaaattaatttgttaatttgttattgtAGGTAATCAGGTCAACATTTGatcaaccatgtaaaaattagaaaagtaCGTGGGTGatgtatattattaatttagttcaatggacaaccatgtaaatagagattaacctATTATAGCAGGTCACtcgtcaaccatgtaaaaaattaaaaaatatatgagtaATACATatcaataatccagttcaatggGCAAACATGTAAATTGTGAAAAAGTACGTTCTGTTCCTCCAATGACATCCCATATTTTAAACATAGATTTTAAATACTCCGtattaaatcaaaaagaaagacattttaaatttaacaacccagttgaaataatatatacagaTTTATATACCATTATACTACTTCTCAATTGTGTCCGTACGAACCATTTACCAGTTCATCGGCGTTCCAGACACCAATTTCCGGCGGTAAATATactcatatattatatatttctctatatatatctgTATTCATATCTATATGTATCCAAAATTGGCTTCTTTTtctcatcaatttttgaatattattatcttttattgcAGATAGCAATGAGTAGCAGCGTTAAAAAATCGTCTGTGCAAAAACCTAaacctaataaaaaaaataattccgATAAAAATAGTAAATTAGGGTTTAATAATGAACATAAATCAAACACTTATTGTGGTGATGATGACTGCCTTTATTGTAGGGAAAAACATTTAGAAAAaatgttattaataaaattagatATAGTATATAATTTAGCATTCGATAAGCTTATCGGTTTAGGTTACGATAAAGATGCTGTTATGAAAGGTATATTAAGGTGTGGATTTTGTAATGGTAAAATGGATGCTGTAAGTAATATAGTTAGTAATGTTGTCGGTTATTTTGATAAGTCGGTGAAAGGCGGGAAGGATACGAAGCAAGTTTTTGATAATTTGTCGATGTTGTTGAGTTTTTCGGTTGCGTTTTTAGTGTGTATGGTTAGACGAGAGAAAGAGGAGATGAGTAAAGAGGAGGCTATGTGGCGTTTGGTTATGTGTGATCTTCATGTTGATAGTGCTAGGGATATGAATGTCGGTGATGAGGTTAGGGTTACGGATGCGGAGGTTAGTGAGGATGGTATGAGTGGGGTGAGTCCTGATTCGTGTAGGTTTAGTAGTGGTTGGGGGTTTGGGAAAATTATGGTGGATGAGTTTCATGTAAAGCGTCCTGTATCGCGTGCTGAGTTTGAAAAGATTTTGGGAGTAGATCGTAAGGGTTCAAATGATTTGGTGATTTATTCCAATGAGAAGTTGATAAGTAGAATTAATGGAACGTTTGCTGAAGAGGATAGAgcgaaaataaaaaagaggcaGGCCGATTCGGATGGTGGTTCGGGAGCTGTGTGTAATGGAGGTCAGTTGAGTGTAGTTGAAACAGAGGGTGTGGATTCTTGTGCTTCTGATTTATTCAATGAAATTATGGAAAAAATGAGTGTGAAAAATAACGAAGGAATTGACACGATTTTGAAGCAGTTTTATGATCTGACGATTGAAGGAGATAAAGAATCTGCTGATATGGACCAAAAAGATGAGATGCTTTTAAGTTTAGTTAATGAAATTGTGGCTCTTGAGGGTCAAGTAAAGGAAAGGAGGGAGTGGGCCCATCAGAAGGCTATGCAAGCAGCTAGAAAGCTAGCTCATGATCTCGCCGAGTTAAAGATGTTAAGGATGGAAAGGGAGGAAAATCAGAAAGTTAATCAGGAGAAGCCAACTGTCGATGATTCCACTATGAAGAGGCTTTCAGAGATGGAGAACTCGTTGAGGAAAGTGAGTGGTCAAATGGGGCGTGGAAATTTAATAGTTAGACGTCTTGAAGTAGAGAACGCGGAGATCAGAGCAGAAACGGAGGCTTCAAAGTTAAGTGCCTCCGAGTCCATGACTTTGTGCTTGTCTGTTGCTAAGAGAGAGAAGAAGTATCTCAAAAAGGTTTTGGCTTGGGAGAAACAGAGGGCCAAGCTGCAGGAGGATATTACAGCTGAGAAACAGAAACTCATAGAGTTGCAGGAAGAAAGGATCCAAGTTGAAGCTGCTACCAAGACCGCCGAGGTATGATCTCTTTATTTGTTTAATGTCATTAGATGTAGAATGCTAATAAATGCTTATTATCCTTTTCCAGAATATATTCCATTTATTTGGTTACTATAATTGAATGCAACATGCTAACAAATTATTCTTTTGTGAACTTCACTTCCTTATTATGATTGTCTCTTTATTATTGAGATATGTTATCATTAGTACCTAATATATCATCTTAAAGGAGTTGTGATCACCTAATATTGGTATCACGTCCAGACGTTCTCTTTGATCGACAGAAACTGATAAGTCCTCCTAAAAGAATAGCCTAAAAGTCTTCCGAATCACAAGATGATGACTTGTGGAATAATCAAGGgataagattaggaaagagatttAGTGAATCCACGTGTCATCATGATATCATGTTGTGGTTTTTggaggatttttagactaatcTTTAGGAtgatatatcatttcccttgTTCGACTGTCTTCctactcttcttttttttcctcttaGAGTTTCTTAGCTTCAACAGCCTACAGAAGAATCTTGAGTCTCTCTTTTCAAGTTGCATTACACGTGAATTCAATCTTCTCTTTACCCATTTCCTTTTTTATACGTAAAAATAGTTAATGCTTGCCCAAACAGAAGCATGGTAAATGAGATAACTTTTCCCTCCTTTTTGTTAATCATTACTCCAGTCTGATAATTAGATTATCACAAATCACATGGTGATAACTGATGAGGGCGGTTACAATGGACTAATGGAGGCCAAAAAGGGCACCGAGTAAATAGGCAGTCATAGTAATGATAATAGTAGTATCCACAATAAAAGTTTGAGCAATGGACTAATGCAACCAAATTGTTCTATTGTTTCTTTGTCCTGAACCGCTCTTTGGATTCCTTCAGTTTTTGTAATAAGAACTTTATAGATATTAGATTATATGCTTTTAGAGTCACATACAGCTCGTTAAGCCGGTATTAGAGAAGGTTTATACGGAACTTCTGGATGACTTATTTTGTTGTGCATAATTTGTGATGGCTATGGTTATATCATCACCAAGATCCAAACATGCTGCAAGGATTGATACATTCTACTGTCGGATGCTTGTTTGAAGTCACACGAGAGCGAGTCACATTATCCAAACACACAAATGATGTGAGAAGGCATGCTGGGCATTTGTGCCAATTCCAACCAACTAAACGCATCTAGTGTTTTTGAGGTTTTCAAGTATAGAAAACATTACTAgatcaaaaattaaaacaatcaGAATGATTGTTTTTAGGATAATTAAAGCAATTTTGGCTATTCAGCAGTTTTTGGCAATATCTGGCTGTTTATGGCAATTGTCCATGTTAGGTGTGTAAGAGGAGGGGACATTCATATACTTCGGGGGAGGGAAGAAGGCGACGAGGCACATTCCTTTTAGAGCTTTATAACTCTACAATGGAGGAGGtgtaaatgctttataaaatagtataattgtataaatagTTGATTTGGTGAACTTGAAAGATTTAGTGATAATGATAACGAAGAATGAAGTGGGAAAGTTAGTTAACTGTTACTATCCTATTTTGAAAGTGGCCTACTATTTTGGGATGGGGAGAGTACACTGGTAAGTCAAGAATACCTATACTTGGGTGTAACACATGAATAGCTGGTTTAATTAAAAGAACTTAAATATGGCCGCAAATTCTGATCAATTTTTAAGCGCTGATATTCTAATTTTTACCGTTTTGACCCGTTAGCATTGAAATATACATGAGTGAAATTTGATACCTCTAGAAATTACCAACATTAACACCAAACCCACCATTGTTCCTTTTACCCATAGTAAAATGCAATATATTCCTTTTGGTTTATTtataaacttctttttttttgattaaCCGCATCTAGTGATGGGTTTgatgttttaaatattacaaGGACAACTAAAAACAACATTAGCTTTTTGAATAACAGTCAACAAACTTATGTAAAAATAGTTTGGTTATTGCTTCATAAAAGGTCATTGGAGAAAAAGGAATCATTGGAAAAGCTTCCATAAGTAAGATGAAGTGGATGTGTTTCTAACACGTGACCTAAAGAACTGGAGTCTGTCACTCGTTCAACCAAGCTATCCCTGTTTGGTGGTCTTACTTATCCACAAAATTATCGTAAAGTCAACTATGGAAGGCGCCTCTGTGACTAAGAGACATAAAATGATGTAGTTAATGTTATAACTGAACttagattttgtttttatacatatgcaagtattaatatatactctaatattaattatttaatatgatATAGTTCATCTTTTCTTCCAAATATGGTTAAACTGAGAAGACTTGTTGTACAAAGATTTTAATGCTTGGGGGTTCTATGGTAAGTTACTTGGTTTATCAATATATTGACCAACAAGACCTGTAGATacattttcttaattacttacaCCCGCCTCTTATTTTCCCttgttctttttataaaaaaatcttatgtggtgTGTTAGCCCCTACTCGGGCACATACCCACACGTCCAAAGTTGTAGTTTTGATCATTAGTATGAATCCATGTTGCTTGCAGCTTCTGCTTAAAGCTGTAAAGTTACACGCTTGATAAGAAAGTCTCCTAGTGTTAGCAGATAAATGCTTCTAGTGCGCCTCAAGTCACCTCACTCCTAAACAAGCCCATATACTTGTTTTTAACAACAATTTGCTTGATTAACATGTAACTTGTATGCAAAGCATTGATGGCTAACAAAAGTTTTTGTATTAATATGGCAACTTCCAACAATCACAACTCAGAAAATAGTTTTGTAGTGTTAAAAGAGCTGGGAGTCTTTATCCTACTTTGTTTAAGATACTTATCCTAGTTAGTGTTTAATACATACCTGTTTATATCACCAAGTTTGGAGGTTCCTGATGTACATATAAGGAGTTTTTTCtgcataataattaataatggcATAGACTTTTCCATGGATATTAGTTGtacatattttaatataacCCTCTTATTCGCTCTAAAACCCTAGCCTTCAATAAGACAACAAGGACATCCTAGCCTCAGCCGTGAAGTGCAAAGCTCTAAACTTTGATTAATTTCTTGATTCATTCTGGTTTACGCCTTATGATTTTATATTCAACTCATTAATACTGTTTGTTTCGTTCTCACACAGAAATTCTTTTGTAAAACcttgtttggttttgtttttgtcaATGTGGTTGATCAAGAAAGAAATGATGTTGGTATCTCTGGTATGAATCTGCAATAAGAACTTGTTAAAATTTCCATATGCCCCCAATGACAAACTTGGACTCGGTCGTTTACTGTTACTTTCTATTAATTATAAAGACGGTCTGAGGCTAACTGATTAATAATAAGCTTTGAAAAATTGTCCATTTGGTCAAATTGCGTCTAATCAATGCACCATTTGCAGAAAGCATCTATTTGCTAGTGTTTTCTGTTTTGTTATGTTCTGTTTCTGAGAGGTAGTTTTTTTCTGGAACAAGAAAATAATAGTCTCTCGAGTAGATTTTGTGAATACCGAGTATTTACTTTGAGTTCTATATTGAGTTCTTATCTATATTGATTGTGGTTCAATTATTAATTACTTGGATTATAAATTAGTCCACTATTACTTTGACGATGTTTGTATGTCATAATGTATTTTGCAAAACAGGCCCAATGGAGGGAAGAACGGAGAGCTAAAGAGAGTGCTTTAGCACAAGTAGAAGTAGAAAGACGCCGGAAAGAAGAAACTGATGCaactaataaaagaaagaatgagAGTTTATGCTCAAAAATCAAATTAGACTTCCAACGTTACAAAGACGACCTCCAACGACTCGAACAAGAACTGTCATGCATCAGGACATCTACCAACCCGGATCAGCAGTTAACCAATTCATATGGGTTCCACCTTCAAGACGGAACTATAGCTAACATGCTTTCTGAattggatgatgttgatgaaacaGAAGCTATTGATCGTGCATGCATAATTTGTCAAAGACATGAAGTTTCTGTAGTTCTCTTACCATGTGCACATCAAGTTCTTTGCATTAGCTGCAATGTTGAGTATAGAAGGGCAATCTGTCCAATTTGCAGCACCTCAATAGAACAGAGGATTCGTGTTTTTGGGGCGAGCTCCTAGTCTTGGGTTGTAGTTTACAGGTATCTGCTAAAGTTGTTTTCTAAAATAGATGTTTCTTTATGATGTTATGAACCACAGTAGGTACTTTGTTGTAGTGTTGTGAACTAAAGTAGGTATCCTTTTGTGTTGCAATGAACCATTTTGATCGAGCTGTGTCAATGTCAACTTAGCACAATAGGCTGGCATTTTCAtgactaaagaaaaaaaagggttttgataTGTTAATACCCTTCTGTCTCCGTACTAGGTTTTAAACTGTAACCCAGTTTCTATTAGTAGTGTTTTAGATATATTGGCACAAGTATGTTTACTAATTTTGTACTTAAAGAGAGATCATAGTGAtgcctttgaaaaaaaatatagtatttCACAGTAGATTGCTTCCATGAAAGCTTATAAAAGCAGACATCATATCCACTCCTGGTAACAATCGATAATAGTGATCGTTACTCAGGGACTCTTTTTGTATTCTACTATAAAGCATTAcacaataataagaaaaaaatgaagaCAGAAAACACAACCCCCTTAAACGTATTAGGAACACAGTAACCCCAATCTTTGTGTGCCTTT
This genomic window contains:
- the LOC122599143 gene encoding MND1-interacting protein 1-like, which produces MSSSVKKSSVQKPKPNKKNNSDKNSKLGFNNEHKSNTYCGDDDCLYCREKHLEKMLLIKLDIVYNLAFDKLIGLGYDKDAVMKGILRCGFCNGKMDAVSNIVSNVVGYFDKSVKGGKDTKQVFDNLSMLLSFSVAFLVCMVRREKEEMSKEEAMWRLVMCDLHVDSARDMNVGDEVRVTDAEVSEDGMSGVSPDSCRFSSGWGFGKIMVDEFHVKRPVSRAEFEKILGVDRKGSNDLVIYSNEKLISRINGTFAEEDRAKIKKRQADSDGGSGAVCNGGQLSVVETEGVDSCASDLFNEIMEKMSVKNNEGIDTILKQFYDLTIEGDKESADMDQKDEMLLSLVNEIVALEGQVKERREWAHQKAMQAARKLAHDLAELKMLRMEREENQKVNQEKPTVDDSTMKRLSEMENSLRKVSGQMGRGNLIVRRLEVENAEIRAETEASKLSASESMTLCLSVAKREKKYLKKVLAWEKQRAKLQEDITAEKQKLIELQEERIQVEAATKTAEAQWREERRAKESALAQVEVERRRKEETDATNKRKNESLCSKIKLDFQRYKDDLQRLEQELSCIRTSTNPDQQLTNSYGFHLQDGTIANMLSELDDVDETEAIDRACIICQRHEVSVVLLPCAHQVLCISCNVEYRRAICPICSTSIEQRIRVFGASS